A segment of the Ipomoea triloba cultivar NCNSP0323 chromosome 1, ASM357664v1 genome:
TCTGtaaatgtgtttggttcatgggtttacacactaggaatgagaattaaaatcatagttagtgtttggttgacaatgTAACttcttaaaacacaactatAGATTTTGATTATCccttctattaaaattttcattccctaattaaaaagggtATCATTCaatcttattggtaatctaacttttaagtttgaattagtacttttaatttttttttctaattcatattgatgctttggatgctattatattaggatcaattgcttttattttttgttttcgtatttttaaaacatttattccatTATAGAatcatacacaaccaaacatcaatattggtaatcattccaatttcaccctactatcaaacatgaaaaatactttcaccaaaatccattaacattactaagtatttaattctcattccgattccgattccgcTTCCCATGTGCGAAACAAACACACCCTAACtaactaaaataaatttatatatataactattcaTCACGTATTTTAGGTATTTACAACCTAATGACAATAACACTAACACAATTATAATAGTAACAAAATACTAATCCATCCAACCTATTTCTTGGAAACTAATTctcaaatatgaaaaaaaaaattattgtactaAATTATAACGATACAATAAATACCAAGGTTGCAAAATAGACTAAGTGCTAATCAGACACCAGAggtccgcctagcgcctaggtcgCCTAGGCggaatacaaaaaaaaaaaaaaaagaaaaagaaaaaaggtaaACAGTGTGCGTGTGTATTGTATTCTGCACACATGCAATATATTACACATAGCTTTAGGAttgcaaaaaataattaaaaaatattactcagtAATTCGACCGAGTCGGCTAAGTTAGGCACCTAGTCGGCCGGTCAGTTAGATGCCGCCTAGATGCTAAAGCACCACGATTGGGCGGCGCCTAGacgcgatttttacaacactgtaAAATACAAATTGGATAAACAATTCTTACAATAAAAtgcattataataatattatattataaattaaataaaatttgtaatgatgttaaattattgtaaatataaattataatttcatattagTAGTCGTAGTGACTAGTAGTAATAGAAAATAGAAGTTTTAGTTTTATAGtagtaacaataataataataataattattgttgttgttagtaTTGttctaaacaaaaatatttaaattgtaaacaagTTGTTAACATGTTCTGTAATAAGTTCTTGTAAACATATAGACACAATAATTTTAGTGTGTTATACGTATTATAGCGTGTCTAAACAATCGTTGTATCGTGGACCAGGGcccacaatgcactgtggaccctagtccaaaacggcgtcgtttaacTAAGTTAGTGAGGAGTTGACGCGCGGCGGACACCATTCCGTCCGTTCAATTCCCGTTATGTgtgattttgtgtattcttaTGTGTAATTCTCTGTattctattgagtgtttatgtgtattctaatTATACAGTTTTGtacattagtaatttcaatacCATATCTCATGAAACATGAATGCTAATACTTAGGGTagtaattctgtgtattctattgagtgcttatgtgtattctagtatatgattctgtgtattctgatatataattctgtacaataataatttcaatatcatATCTCATGAAACATGAATGCTAATACTTAGGGTAgtgattttgtgtattctatttggtgtttatgtgtattctagtatataattatgtgcattatttgtTTCCAATACCGCAATaacattaagtataaaaaattagatcattaatgtacaaagtatataaaagaatacacatatCATTGGtcattcaatagaatacacacaaTCAATAGCTTAAGTATTAGCATTACTATTTCATGATGTATAGTACtcaaaatcaataatgtacaaaattatataccAGAAATTTCAGAATACACAGGATTTATgaatagaatacacaaaattattagCTTAAGTATTATCTCTGTTGTTTCATGAGGTATGGTATTAGAAATCAGtaatgtacataattacatactagaataaatacacagaatataagtctaagtattatctcttatgtttcatgaggtatggtattagaaatcaataatgtacataattacataCTTTACATTATTAGAGTTGTCAACATGGGATAAGCCCACTGGCCGGCCCGTGTCACAATAGGACATGTGGGCTTTAATTTTTTAGGCAAGCCTagtttatagatatttttaaaattgttataatagttcatatattgtatacatgaTTTGTATTGatacaataaattaataaaatatttagaacATTGTTAAAAAATGTGTATAATAAATGCATTGTATAAATGATATACTCCGCCGTTTTTAAGTTGGTAATATTTATAAGATTGActtcgtcttttttttttttttgataagggtcaaatagaccctcaaactatatttatttgtgcaattagctcattcaacttcaaaaagttccaattagaccctcaaacttattattttggagTAAATAAACGCTctaacctatttgtgacctgtaattgcaggtcaacTAGATTTTCGGCGAAGGCGGGTAAAACAACATCAAACGTTGCGTTCTGCCGGAGAAAGAAATCAGCCTTCTCCGGCAGTGGAGATAGAACCAATCGCCATCTCCGTtggaacacaaaaacacaaaacatgACCACGTATGTCTGCACAACCCCTACTTAAGTTTCATGAGGTAGGCCCGCGCACGATTGAGTGTCTCCATAACCTCGGAAATTGAGGTGATAAGCTCGTGTACTTTGGCAGAGTTGTCCACGACCACCACTTTATTATTAATCCTATTGAGCTCATCAAATATCCTATTAACCTCATCAAATAGCCTATTAACCTCGTTCGCCTTCTCGTTGAGGCACAATTTCCAAGGCTCAGGGTGGGACTTCTGCTGCGAAGAAGCAGCAGACCGGACTTCTTCCAAGGCTTCCTTGTTTTCAGTAATAATCTGTAAACAAACCAAACCAAAcggattaaaaaaatattctccAACCCAAAACatttattaaattacaaatCCTACCTTCTCCAAATTGTCATTGATCTTAACCAGGGAGTCCTTGGAGACACCAATGAGGGTCGATACATTCAAAATAGATTCATCCTTCTCTACGATCTGCTTCTCCAAGCGCTTCTTAAGCCTTGCTAGGCGACTGATCTCATCAAATTTAGCAATGATTAAAGCGTCGAGGTTTTGCTTTATGTTTTTCATTTCTATATTTAGAAGGTCACCCATGGCCTGCAATGAAAGCACATTCATGCATAACAATAATATACCCTATGGACCTAAGTAGTCACAACACCAGTAAGACATTCATAATCTTCccccaaaaattaaaattaaaattcagaCAAATATTCACTTACAAGTGTGCAAGATaactcaaatatataaataggtATCTTTTTGCTATTTTCAGCTTTTGACATTAGAGTAACAAAGTGCAAGACTAAACATGAAAAACTAAATTTTCCAATTTGTGACAGATGACAAGCAAACATATACAATCTTATTTCATCATGTGAGCAAAACTACAAAAGCTTAAAAGAGCATCTTAGTAGCAATCATCACATGGCTCCTTCATGAGCCTGCACCCAAAATGAATATTCAAAGAACCCCTTGGAAGTGACTAGACATATTATTCAGTAAGGAAGATTTAACTAGGTGCATTTCCCCAAATCAATGAAGTTTTCCTAAAACTCCAGAAAAACATCTTAACAAGAAGATGGCATCAAAAGAAGCCTTCACAAAAGAGAGAGCATCCTCTAAAAGCAGTCCAAGTTGGAGGGAGGGTAAGAACAAACAACCACTTAGTAGACATGAAAGGTTCTATAGCTTTGATGTTCAAAAATCAATGAAGTTTTTCAAGTTCTCTTCACAAGGAGAAATCATAAACAACTTAAAGCTTGTTGACAGGCAATCATCAATTAAATAAAGCTCTATCTTCGTACTCCAAATTGTCGTCAATAAAGGAAAGGTTCCCCATCAACTCAAATGACAATTCAGATGCCAGAAAGAATATCCACGGTAATTAACTTAACAAATTAACATTATAATCTATTACAATTTCTAgatatcaaatttcaaaataaaatttacaaactAACGACATAAtttttttcagaattaatctttaaaatatttaaataaaaataaggagTATGTACTAATGTATGAACCATGGTTAACTGGACTCCTGGATTGTGTGAGGGTGGCGCGGACGACGGACGATGGCGGCGGCAGGCTGGAGCAGATG
Coding sequences within it:
- the LOC116019967 gene encoding uncharacterized protein LOC116019967 isoform X3, which gives rise to MAMGDLLNIEMKNIKQNLDALIIAKFDEISRLARLKKRLEKQIVEKDESILNVSTLIGVSKDSLVKINDNLEKIITENKEALEEVRSAASSQQKSHPEPWKLCLNEKANEVNRLFDEVNRIFDELNRINNKVVVVDNSAKVHELITSISEVMETLNRARAYLMKLK
- the LOC116019967 gene encoding uncharacterized protein LOC116019967 isoform X1; protein product: MNVLSLQAMGDLLNIEMKNIKQNLDALIIAKFDEISRLARLKKRLEKQIVEKDESILNVSTLIGVSKDSLVKINDNLEKIITENKEALEEVRSAASSQQKSHPEPWKLCLNEKANEVNRLFDEVNRIFDELNRINNKVVVVDNSAKVHELITSISEVMETLNRARAYLMKLK
- the LOC116019967 gene encoding uncharacterized protein LOC116019967 isoform X2, whose protein sequence is MVHTLAMGDLLNIEMKNIKQNLDALIIAKFDEISRLARLKKRLEKQIVEKDESILNVSTLIGVSKDSLVKINDNLEKIITENKEALEEVRSAASSQQKSHPEPWKLCLNEKANEVNRLFDEVNRIFDELNRINNKVVVVDNSAKVHELITSISEVMETLNRARAYLMKLK